One Melospiza melodia melodia isolate bMelMel2 chromosome 1, bMelMel2.pri, whole genome shotgun sequence genomic window carries:
- the KCNV1 gene encoding potassium voltage-gated channel subfamily V member 1 — MKSPPCCMSLSSQASLEEPGSSTSLGSLESSVFSSEEEQGPLLQKVIPSLDCFTINVGGSRFVMSQQTLSCYPDTRLGKLAVVVSAARDVASGLLELCDDANLVENEYFFDRSSQAFHYILNYYQTGRLHVMEQLCALSFLQEIQYWGLDELSIDSCCRDRYFRRKELSEALDIKKDAEELDAQDEEEDFSGSLCPNVRQKLWELLEKPGSSAAARTFGTLSMVFVVVSIANMALISVELSWLAPALLDALEYLCIAWFTAEFVLRLLCARDRCRFLRSVANIIDLLAILPFYITLLVESLCGGESSQELENVGRIVQVLRLLRALRMLKLGRHSTGLRSLGMTIAQCYEEVGLLLLFLSVGISIFSTVEYFVEQGVPGTTFTSVPGAWWWATTSMTTVGYGDIRPDTTIGKVVAFMCILSGILVLALPIAIINDRFSACYFTLKIKEAALRQREALKKLMKNSSSDSNINVNLRDIYARSVMDMLRLKSRERASTRSSGADEFWF; from the exons ATGAAGTCGCCTCCCTGCTGCATGTCTCTTTCTTCCCAAGCATCCTTGGAGGAACCGGGGAGTAGCACATCCCTGGGTTCGCTGGAGTCCAGTGTTTTCTCTAGTGAGGAAGAGCAGGGGCCCCTGCTCCAGAAGGTCATTCCCTCTCTGGACTGCTTTACTATCAATGTAGGAGGCAGCCGCTTTGTGATGTCCCAGCAAACTTTGTCTTGCTACCCTGACACCCgtcttggcaaactggcagtagTGGTCTCTGCTGCCCGGGACGTGGCTTCTGGCCTCCTTGAGCTTTGTGATGATGCCAACCTTGTGGAGAATGAGTATTTCTTTGACCGGAGCTCACAGGCGTTTCACTACATCCTGAATTACTACCAGACAGGGAGGCTGCATGTGATGGAGCAGCTGTGTGCACTCTCTTTCCTGCAAGAGATCCAGTACTGGGGTTTGGATGAGCTCAGCATTGATTCCTGCTGCAGAGACCG GTACTTCAGGAGGAAGGAGCTGAGTGAAGCCTTAGACATCAAGAAAGATGCAGAAGAACTGGATGCCCAAGATGAAGAAGAGGACTTTTCTGGTAGCCTCTGTCCCAATGTCAGACAGAAACTTTGGGAACTTTTGGAAAAGCCTGgctcctctgcagcagccaggacgTTTGGCACCTTGTccatggtttttgttgttgtgtcAATTGCCAACATGGCCTTGATTTCAGTAGAGCTCAGCTggctggccccagccctgctggatgCCCTAGAGTACCTGTGCATTGCGTGGTTCACAGCGGAGTTTGTCCTGAGGCTCCTGTGTGCCCGAGATCGGTGCCGCTTCCTGAGGAGTGTGGCAAACATCATAGACCTCCTTGCTATTCTGCCTTTCTACATCACCCTGCTGGTAGAGAGCCTGTGTGGTGGTGAGAGCTCCCAGGAGCTGGAGAACGTGGGGCGCATTGTCCAAGTGCTGAGACTTCTCAGAGCCCTGCGGATGCTGAAGCTGGGAAGACATTCAACAG GCTTGCGGTCCCTTGGGATGACTATTGCTCAGTGCTATGAGGAGGTTGGCCTTCTGCTTCTTTTCCTCTCTGTAGGAATCTCTATATTTTCCACTGTGGAGTACTTTGTTGAACAAGGTGTGCCAGGCACAACTTTCACAAGTGTACCTGGTGCTTGGTGGTGGGCAACAACTTCCATGACAACGGTTGGTTATGGTGACATTAGACCAGACACTACCATTGGTAAGGTAGTAGCCTTTATGTGTATACTATCAGGAATACTGGTTTTGGCTTTGCCAATAGCTATAATAAATGACCGTTTTTCTGCCTGTTATTTTACTCTGAAGATAAAAGAAGCTGCTCTTCGGCAGCGTGAAGCTTTAAAGAAACTCATGAAGAACTCATCCAGCGATTCAAATATCAACGTGAATTTGCGAGACATATACGCACGCAGTGTCATGGATATGTTGCGGTTAAAAAGCAGAGAGAGAGCAAGTACAAggagcagtggtgcagatgaattTTGGTTTTGA